One genomic region from Streptomyces sp. NBC_01431 encodes:
- a CDS encoding nucleotidyltransferase family protein: protein MTRPMTNEAPVTGLLLAAGGGRRLGGRPKALLLHRGRPLVEHAARVLREGGCDQVYVVLGAAADEVRVRADLPGCVLVDNPDWAEGMGSSLRAGLDALATAEGRPSAALVCLVDQPGIGAEAVARVLAAHRSGDALVAASYDGKRGHPVLFGADRWADIAAGATGDRGARAYLKAHEMEVTLVECGDVADPYDIDTEADLARLE from the coding sequence ATGACGCGACCAATGACAAACGAGGCCCCTGTGACAGGACTGCTGCTAGCGGCGGGCGGTGGCAGACGCCTCGGCGGCCGCCCGAAGGCGCTGCTCCTGCACCGCGGCCGCCCACTCGTAGAGCACGCGGCCCGGGTGCTGCGCGAGGGTGGCTGCGATCAGGTGTACGTGGTCCTCGGCGCGGCGGCCGACGAGGTACGGGTCCGGGCCGACCTGCCGGGCTGCGTACTGGTCGACAATCCGGACTGGGCCGAGGGCATGGGGTCCTCGCTACGGGCGGGGCTGGACGCGCTCGCCACGGCCGAGGGGCGGCCGAGCGCGGCCCTGGTCTGCCTGGTCGACCAGCCGGGCATCGGCGCCGAGGCCGTGGCGCGGGTGCTCGCCGCCCACCGTTCGGGCGATGCGCTGGTGGCGGCCTCGTACGACGGGAAGCGGGGGCATCCGGTGCTTTTCGGGGCGGACCGCTGGGCCGACATCGCGGCCGGCGCGACGGGTGACCGGGGGGCCCGCGCCTATCTGAAGGCTCACGAGATGGAGGTCACTCTGGTCGAGTGCGGGGATGTGGCCGACCCGTACGACATCGACACCGAGGCGGACCTGGCTCGGCTGGAGTAG